One genomic region from Salvia hispanica cultivar TCC Black 2014 chromosome 2, UniMelb_Shisp_WGS_1.0, whole genome shotgun sequence encodes:
- the LOC125207840 gene encoding RNA polymerase sigma factor sigF, chloroplastic: MEAGRSLVSSPLQFTHRTHLRNRSSSSSSVLLLHEQVTPALTSQSTTVLIQDQRYDSRSLLCLKENAFQKTLDRQLGHVSSSHDGSDNVDPNQHENDIEYQLLRRPELWYLLASLQKKDTSFPLTSDSNTSKSIDSTGFEADHVVSLAREAFSACKKAMSIAKHAKNLEVDVYDSRSLRGLVSDPMRRTVRSTRLLERKTKKRRVPKPKVEFQETNHHKKPGSHKKVDTRFDPNDPLRLFLRGPETTELLTATEEAELITKIQELMKLQQVKTRLHAQSSSEPTIVEWAAAAGISCRSLKLQIHIGTSSRQKLIYANFRMVVHIAKKYQGRGLNLQDLMQEGSLGLMKSVEKFKPQAGCRFATYAYWWIRQSIRKALFQHSRTIRLPENVYGLLSKVYEAKKTCIQQGNHNPSREDIAACAGISVERMEKLLSSARVPLSMQQPVWMDQTTTFQEITADTTIDVPDVGVSKQLMRQHVRNLLSVLNPRERKIIRSRFGINDGNQKTLSEIGAGFGLSKERVRQLESRALYKLRQCLNSQGLEAYTDMLI, encoded by the exons ATGGAGGCAGGAAGGAGCTTGGTTTCTTCTCCACTTCAATTTACTCACAGAACCCATCTCAGGAACcgttcctcctcctcctcttcag TTTTGCTGCTGCATGAACAAGTAACCCCAGCTCTTACCTCTCAGTCAACTACAGTTCTTATTCAGGATCAGCGTTATGATAGCAGGTCATTGCTATGTTTAAAAGAAAACGCATTTCAG AAAACACTTGATAGGCAACTTGGACATGTATCTTCGTCTCATGATGGGAGTGACAATGTTGATCCTAATCAGCATGAAAATGACATTGAGTACCAGTTGCTACGAAGGCCAGAATTATGGTATTT ATTGGCATCCTTACAGAAAAAGGACACTTCATTTCCTTTGACGTCTGATTCCAATACAAGTAAAAGCATAGATTCAACTGGCTTCGAAGCCGATCATGTTGTTTCACTTGCAAGAGAAGCCTTTTCAGCATGCAAAAAGGCAATGTCAATTGCTAAACATGCAAAAAATTTGGAAGTTGATGTTTATGATTCTCGTAGTTTAAG AGGTTTAGTCAGTGATCCTATGCGCAGAACTGTGAGGTCTACTCGTTTGCTGGAGAGGAAAACTAAGAAGAGGAGGGTACCTAAGCCAAAAGTTGAGTTTCAGGAGACTAATCATCACAAGAAACCAGGATCACATAAAAAGGTTGACACTAGATTTGATCCCAATGATCCTCTTAGACTCTTTCTACGGGGACCGGAAACAACAGAACTTTTGACTGCAACAGAAGAGGCAGAGTTAATAACTAAGATACAG GAATTAATGAAATTGCAACAAGTGAAAACTCGACTTCATGCTCAGTCCTCCAGTGAACCTACAATAGTGGAGTGGGCTGCAGCCGCTGGGATTAGTTGTCGGTCCTTGAAGTTACAGATTCACATTGGAACCAGCAGTCGACAAAAGTTAATCTATGCCAATTTCCGCATGGTTGTTCACATTGCTAAGAAGTACCAAGGGCGTGGGCTTAACCTTCAGGATCTCATGCAG GAGGGAAGCTTGGGACTAATGAAGAGTGTAGAGAAATTCAAGCCTCAAGCGGGTTGCCGATTTGCTACTTATGCATATTGGTGGATAAGGCAATCGATTAGGAAAGCGCTATTTCAGCATTCGAGGACAATTCGCCTACCA GAGAATGTTTATGGCCTTCTCTCCAAGGTGTACGAAGCGAAGAAAACATGCATCCAACAAGGCAACCACAACCCTTCTAGAGAAGACATAGCGGCATGTGCTGGAATATCGGTCGAGAGAATGGAGAAATTGCTATCCAGTGCTAGAGTGCCTCTTTCCATGCAACAGCCCGTGTGGATGGACCAAACTACCACATTTCAG GAAATCACTGCAGACACCACAATTGATGTCCCGGATGTAGGTGTATCGAAGCAGCTGATGAGGCAACATGTTCGGAATCTCTTGAGTGTGCTCAACCCTAGGGAGAGGAAGATCATCCGGTCCAGATTTGGCATCAACGATGGAAATCAGAAAACCCTGTCTGAAATTGGTGCCGGATTTGGATTATCGAAGGAGAGAGTTAGGCAACTGGAAAGTCGAGCACTGTACAAGCTCAGACAGTGTCTAAACAGCCAAGGGCTTGAAGCTTATACAGATATGCTCATCTAG
- the LOC125206210 gene encoding uncharacterized protein LOC125206210, translating into MYETSLIRRIPASVKPPDRANISQITLRSGRGYEGPEMRKDENTPLLTSKEGKTPDLEGPEVSNVRVEDGFQKGDLENPPRMADPFFLDPESEVEIEEGRKEVGESSVSGLAGTLKHTKPFPHRGEAKKKKDDTEDFMEIFGKLEINLPFLQALKLPTFSKFIKEFIAGKTKPDGKIVIGENMSAVIQKRRMSSKCTDPGMFTLPISLGDIKIEHAMCDLGASINVLPFSIYKKLIGVSLVDTKVVIQLADSTCISPEGVLENVIVKVHDFLYPIDFHVIKMSDNESAESSGVLLGRPFLRTTKTIIDVFDGTICLDYHGEKYTFNIDEAMKKPLDVENLHSVDVINPLVQEYLETELMHEQFNNSELSQSVDKEVAGWCETLLTRNVTDE; encoded by the coding sequence atgtatgaaacgagccttatcagaAGGATACCAGCTTCAGTGAAACCACCTGACCGGGCAAATATTAGTCAGATAACTTTGAGGTCAGGACGGGGCTATGAGGGTCCGGAGATGAGAAAAGATGAGAATACACCTCTATTAACGAGCAAGGAAGGCAAGACCCCTGACCTAGAGGGCCCTGAGGTTAGCAATGTCAGAGTAGAAGACGGTTTTCAAAAAGGGGATCTGGAGAATCCACCTCGGATGGCCgatccatttttcttagacCCGGAGTCTGAAGTGGAGATTGAGGAAGGAAGGAAAGAAGTCGGTGAGTCATCCGTCTCAGGTCTGGCAGGGACGTTGAAGCATACAAAGCCATTCCCTCATCGAGGGGAAgccaaaaagaagaaggatgacACGGAAGActtcatggagattttcgGCAAGCTGGAGATCAACCTGCCCTTCCTACAAGCTTTGAAGCTGCCTACATTCAGTAAATTCATCAAGGAGTTCATAGCAGGAAAAACCAAACCCGACGGGAAGATAGTAATTGGAGAAAATATGTCAGCTGTGATACAGAAGAGGAGGATGTCATCAAAATGCACAGATCCAGGTATGTTCACTTTGCCTATTTCTCTGGGtgacataaaaattgagcatgctatgtgtgatctaggggcttCGATAAATGTGTTACCTTTTTCGATATATAAGAAGTTGATAGGAGTGAGTCTGGTGGATACGAAAGTGGTAATTCAGTTAGCCGATAGCACATGCATTTCACCCGAAGGTGTGTTGGAGAACGTGATAGTGaaagtgcatgatttcctGTACCCAATTGATTTTCatgtgataaaaatgagtgataaTGAATCTGCTGAGTCTAGCGGAGTGCTATTAGGGAGACCATTCTTACGCACCACTAAGACTATAATAgatgtgtttgatggaacAATATGCCTGGATTAtcatggggaaaaatatacatttaacatcgatgaagccatgaaaaaaccATTGGATGTTGAGAATTTGCATTCTGTCGATGtcattaaccccctggtccaggaatatcttgagactgaATTAATGCATGAACAGTTTAACAATTCGGAGCTGAGCCAGTCTGTTGATAAGGAGGTGGCAGGATGGTGTGAAACCCTATTAACTCGGAACGTGACAGATGAATAG
- the LOC125208202 gene encoding uncharacterized protein LOC125208202, with protein sequence MCPGRMWNGESRSADRLGARTSADCGGGQSPGS encoded by the coding sequence ATGTGTCCCGGTCGGATGTGGAACGGCGAGAGCCGGTCCGCCGATCGACTCGGGGCACGGACCAGCGCGGATTGCGGCGGCGGCCAAAGCCCGGGCAGTTGA